In Ruminococcaceae bacterium BL-6, a genomic segment contains:
- a CDS encoding Phage integrase, which yields MGQKAGQKSRGNGEGNVRKKSDGRWEARITIGKTEAGKQKMKYFYGRTRDDAAAKLNDFLSENQHGTYIEPSKYTVAQWLDEWYNKHVVGSVKPSTRVSYEMIIRQHLKPNFGYYKLKDLGSGTIQSVYKKLLKSGRVIRKKADDKKDEKPVNKGLSEKTIRNIHLVLRKALQVAYLDDMIPRNPAADGRVTLPEAPKKKKIRVFTPDEQKAIERACKGERWGMIIILDLYTGMRQGEILALTWADIDFQKRTITINKQLSRLKNFDPGIPGKTILAVQPYTKNSNDRVISISPAIVDMLEKYKAAEDANKAKWADAYEDNNLVFCREDGHFVEPKTFQEYFKKKLADAGVADGNVHAMRHTFATRALEAGIPVKVVSQILGHSSIQITLDTYSHVLPELQDEAMKTITDAFLEPLKDE from the coding sequence ATGGGGCAAAAAGCAGGGCAAAAAAGCCGGGGAAACGGTGAAGGAAATGTCCGGAAGAAATCAGATGGACGCTGGGAAGCCCGGATTACCATAGGCAAGACGGAAGCCGGCAAGCAGAAAATGAAATACTTCTACGGCCGCACCCGCGATGACGCGGCGGCGAAGCTGAACGATTTTCTTTCAGAGAACCAGCACGGCACCTATATAGAGCCGAGCAAATACACCGTGGCCCAGTGGTTGGATGAATGGTACAACAAGCACGTTGTGGGCAGCGTGAAGCCTTCGACGCGCGTTTCCTATGAAATGATTATCCGACAGCATCTAAAACCGAACTTCGGCTATTACAAGCTGAAAGACTTAGGGAGCGGCACTATTCAGAGCGTTTATAAAAAGCTGCTGAAAAGCGGGCGCGTCATTCGGAAAAAGGCCGACGATAAGAAGGACGAGAAGCCGGTCAACAAGGGACTTTCGGAAAAGACGATCAGGAACATTCATCTTGTTTTGCGGAAAGCTCTGCAGGTTGCATACCTGGACGATATGATACCCCGCAACCCTGCCGCCGACGGGCGCGTCACGCTGCCGGAAGCGCCGAAGAAAAAGAAAATCCGAGTATTCACCCCGGACGAACAGAAGGCCATAGAGCGGGCCTGCAAGGGCGAACGCTGGGGTATGATAATCATACTCGATCTTTATACTGGCATGAGACAGGGGGAAATACTGGCCCTCACATGGGCGGACATTGACTTCCAAAAGCGGACGATCACCATAAACAAGCAGCTTTCCCGTTTGAAGAACTTCGACCCCGGCATACCTGGCAAAACTATTCTGGCCGTCCAGCCGTACACAAAAAACAGCAACGACCGAGTTATATCAATCTCCCCCGCCATTGTGGATATGCTGGAGAAATACAAGGCCGCAGAGGACGCCAATAAGGCGAAATGGGCCGACGCATACGAGGACAACAACCTTGTATTTTGTCGCGAGGACGGCCATTTTGTAGAGCCAAAGACCTTTCAGGAATATTTCAAGAAGAAGCTGGCCGACGCCGGCGTTGCGGACGGGAATGTCCACGCGATGCGCCACACGTTCGCCACCAGGGCACTTGAAGCCGGCATCCCTGTGAAGGTTGTCAGTCAGATACTGGGGCATTCCAGCATCCAGATTACGCTTGACACTTACAGCCACGTTCTGCCCGAGTTGCAGGACGAAGCTATGAAAACGATCACTGACGCATTTTTAGAGCCGCTCAAGGATGAATAG